Proteins from a single region of Pseudodesulfovibrio portus:
- a CDS encoding tetratricopeptide repeat protein, with translation MTKKVCLLLCVLVLFAACSSSEEKSVEYTEKAIKYYEQGKFDEAMVEAKNAIKLDNKSAKAYLVLANCNIQSQNWRKAFGSYGRAVELDPSLVDAQLGLGRLYLLSRQYDKASEQARIVLELDPESTAGHMLKAGVLLQSGDLDGAQRILSAILTSHPGNADAVIGLVTTYERKGDKDNADKTLQEGLAANPGNRVLLFKAATMAEAVEDYAAAEKYYLALLDVSENKAPVQLMIARLYERSGQTAKAESMMLQQIEANPDSLEYRLALVGFHMRSNHFDQSLAVLDTAEKDGLKDIKLELARADILFAQKKVDEVVALLPAIAEKYPDHPLAASALSKLGTLYIAQKDFPAALEVLDDAASRSASPEILYLRAQARLGTGDVEGAIADLQIVRKEMPENYQARYLLARAYFAQDKGLMAVEELHDTLELNSDYAPSRNLLVQYYSRYGQWDAAEEELGVLLKQNPGEPSLLLALGDVKRMRGEEAAAREAYLSVLDLPEGHGPALLRLGLLAEAGKDYPAAIDYYEKVLQLHPKSAAAIERKLLALYASGDTATFEAYRNELLAEDANSPILHDMFGRLAMMQKDREAAEKEFRKASELAPEWSVPYQRLIGLYMANNETDKVVKECKAVLEKNPDAYVEEFMLGQIYQMKGDIDGAIKAYESVLKKQPKFLPAANNLAYVLAETSTDEATLKRALDLAQLAAEKGNPEALDTLGWLYHLLGNREQSIETLNKAYEKIPDNKTVAYHLAVVLAKWSHNVEARRVVDAALKDGQDFPERAQLEELMKSL, from the coding sequence ATGACGAAAAAGGTATGTTTGCTGTTGTGTGTCCTCGTTTTGTTCGCCGCCTGTTCCTCCTCGGAGGAAAAGAGCGTCGAGTACACCGAGAAGGCCATCAAGTATTACGAACAGGGCAAGTTCGACGAGGCCATGGTCGAGGCCAAGAACGCCATCAAGCTGGATAACAAGTCGGCCAAGGCATACCTCGTGCTCGCCAATTGCAACATCCAGTCCCAGAACTGGCGCAAGGCCTTCGGCTCGTACGGGCGGGCCGTGGAACTCGACCCCTCCCTCGTGGATGCGCAACTCGGACTGGGCCGCCTGTATCTGCTCTCCCGACAATATGACAAGGCGTCGGAACAGGCGCGCATCGTGCTTGAACTGGATCCGGAAAGTACGGCCGGCCATATGCTGAAGGCCGGGGTGCTCCTCCAGTCGGGGGATCTCGACGGCGCCCAGCGGATTTTGTCCGCCATCCTGACCAGCCACCCGGGCAACGCCGATGCGGTCATCGGTCTGGTCACCACCTACGAGCGCAAGGGAGACAAGGACAACGCCGACAAAACCCTGCAGGAGGGGTTGGCGGCCAACCCGGGCAACAGGGTGCTGCTGTTCAAGGCGGCCACCATGGCCGAGGCAGTCGAAGATTATGCTGCCGCCGAGAAATATTACCTCGCCCTCCTGGACGTTTCCGAGAACAAGGCCCCTGTGCAGTTGATGATCGCCCGGCTCTACGAGCGGTCAGGGCAGACGGCCAAAGCCGAGTCCATGATGCTGCAGCAGATCGAAGCCAACCCCGACAGCCTGGAGTATCGACTGGCTTTGGTCGGGTTCCACATGCGGAGCAATCATTTCGACCAGAGTCTGGCCGTGCTCGACACGGCTGAAAAGGACGGCCTGAAGGATATCAAGCTCGAGCTGGCACGGGCGGACATTCTCTTTGCCCAGAAAAAGGTGGATGAAGTGGTTGCGCTGCTTCCCGCCATTGCCGAAAAGTATCCCGACCACCCCCTGGCCGCTTCGGCCCTGTCCAAGCTCGGCACGCTATACATAGCTCAAAAGGATTTCCCGGCCGCGCTCGAGGTCCTGGACGACGCCGCCAGCCGCAGCGCCTCGCCGGAGATTCTCTATCTCCGCGCCCAGGCTCGTCTCGGCACGGGCGATGTCGAGGGGGCCATCGCCGATCTGCAGATCGTGCGCAAGGAGATGCCGGAAAACTATCAGGCCCGGTATCTGCTGGCCCGCGCCTACTTTGCCCAGGACAAGGGGTTGATGGCTGTCGAGGAACTGCATGACACCCTTGAGCTCAATTCGGACTATGCCCCCTCGCGCAACCTGCTGGTGCAATATTATTCCCGCTACGGCCAATGGGACGCCGCCGAAGAGGAGCTTGGCGTCCTGCTGAAGCAGAACCCCGGGGAACCGTCCCTGCTCCTGGCCCTGGGCGATGTGAAGCGGATGCGCGGTGAAGAGGCCGCAGCCAGGGAAGCCTATTTGTCCGTGCTGGATCTGCCCGAGGGCCACGGCCCGGCATTGCTGCGTCTCGGTCTCCTGGCCGAGGCCGGAAAGGACTATCCTGCGGCCATCGACTATTACGAAAAGGTGCTCCAGCTGCATCCCAAGTCCGCTGCGGCCATTGAACGCAAGCTGCTGGCCCTGTATGCCTCCGGCGACACGGCCACGTTCGAGGCGTATCGCAATGAACTGTTGGCCGAAGACGCGAACAGTCCGATCCTGCACGACATGTTCGGCCGTCTGGCCATGATGCAGAAGGATCGCGAAGCTGCGGAAAAGGAATTCCGCAAGGCGAGCGAGCTGGCCCCGGAATGGAGCGTGCCGTATCAACGTCTGATCGGTCTCTACATGGCCAACAACGAGACGGACAAGGTCGTCAAGGAGTGCAAGGCCGTGCTGGAAAAGAACCCCGACGCCTATGTCGAGGAGTTCATGCTCGGCCAGATCTACCAGATGAAGGGCGACATCGACGGTGCGATCAAAGCGTACGAGTCCGTGCTGAAGAAGCAGCCCAAGTTCCTTCCCGCAGCCAACAACCTGGCATACGTCCTCGCGGAGACGTCCACGGACGAGGCGACGCTGAAGCGGGCGCTGGACCTGGCGCAGCTGGCCGCCGAGAAGGGCAACCCCGAGGCTCTGGACACACTGGGATGGCTCTACCATTTGCTTGGCAACCGCGAACAGTCCATTGAGACGCTGAACAAGGCATACGAAAAGATACCCGACAACAAGACCGTCGCCTACCACCTGGCCGTGGTCCTGGCCAAGTGGTCCCACAACGTGGAGGCCCGGCGAGTGGTTGATGCGGCGCTCAAGGACGGCCAGGATTTCCCCGAGCGCGCCCAACTGGAAGAACTCATGAAATCACTGTAG
- a CDS encoding 4Fe-4S dicluster domain-containing protein — MASYTIKYDKKRCIACDACLVHCKVKNKVPEGLSLNRLIAEGPIPDEEGKPTAKLKYQNCRHCKKPQCVPACPTGAMYKREDGLVLVDLDKCDGCQACIEACPWTVPVFNEATGKIMKCDYCVDRIEAGGEPACVTGCTAKALTFVRK, encoded by the coding sequence ATGGCTAGCTACACAATTAAGTATGACAAGAAGCGGTGTATCGCCTGCGACGCCTGCCTTGTTCACTGCAAGGTGAAGAACAAGGTCCCCGAAGGGTTGTCGCTCAACCGCCTTATCGCCGAGGGACCCATCCCCGACGAGGAGGGCAAGCCCACCGCCAAGCTCAAGTACCAGAACTGCCGTCACTGCAAGAAGCCGCAGTGCGTGCCCGCCTGCCCCACCGGGGCGATGTACAAGCGGGAGGACGGCCTCGTCCTGGTCGACCTTGACAAGTGCGACGGCTGCCAGGCCTGCATCGAGGCCTGTCCCTGGACCGTTCCCGTTTTCAACGAAGCCACCGGCAAGATCATGAAGTGCGATTACTGTGTGGATCGCATCGAAGCCGGGGGAGAACCCGCGTGCGTAACCGGATGTACGGCAAAGGCCTTGACGTTCGTCCGGAAATAA
- a CDS encoding calcium-binding protein produces the protein MSMIINAPTTKVSTYDVAGQTDVQFNFDFDPTAMRADGTTLIVEYEGNEIRLENFFDADGNSLVENFLTQDGQTFSAAEFLAAIMGGTEGGNTAEDIETAAGAAAGGSGAGAYSDDAGVLFDGLDALGGQGDAYDQQQPEPVEEVPGDTRGSGDNNIDYQGEAVWRRFDNDDYTSVAFYKPKADEQQIADSADLYGHIRTRTEYHGTDGNDVLTMPDIYGYGSVLLLEDDSPGAPWSNSDGTDARISGIEEIRGSSFDDIIDLSSTTMDYTDGNGNIMDVKVYGNDGDDVIWTNSGNDYIDGGAGSDNLIGGIGDDTILGGTGDDIIKGSGGADLLNGGDGDDNLYGGTGEDVMYGDAGNDYLHGGAGNDQIFGGDGNDTINPGTNDPGLNGASSGIAYDEVTLGDGHDTLLINSSSLTPDDPILDPSSTDWSIVEVSDFVDGEDQIQLDGCFFTNLYFRNDTDGTVDPALVFTANADGSGASTIVVLDNWTVTDFYNSQLYIDLTT, from the coding sequence ATGTCCATGATCATCAATGCCCCCACGACCAAAGTGTCGACCTACGACGTTGCCGGCCAGACCGACGTCCAGTTCAACTTTGATTTCGATCCGACCGCGATGCGGGCGGACGGGACCACTCTTATAGTTGAATATGAAGGCAACGAGATTCGTCTTGAAAATTTCTTCGACGCTGACGGCAATTCCCTGGTCGAGAATTTCCTGACCCAGGACGGGCAGACGTTCTCCGCCGCGGAATTCCTGGCGGCGATCATGGGCGGCACCGAGGGCGGCAATACCGCTGAAGATATCGAGACCGCAGCCGGTGCCGCAGCCGGTGGTTCCGGCGCAGGCGCCTACAGCGACGATGCCGGAGTCCTGTTCGACGGCCTGGACGCCTTGGGCGGCCAGGGCGATGCCTACGACCAGCAGCAGCCCGAACCGGTCGAGGAAGTGCCGGGCGACACCCGGGGCAGCGGCGACAACAACATCGATTATCAGGGTGAGGCTGTTTGGAGGCGCTTTGACAACGACGACTATACCTCCGTCGCATTTTACAAGCCCAAGGCGGACGAACAGCAGATCGCCGACAGTGCCGACCTGTACGGCCACATACGGACCCGGACCGAGTACCACGGAACCGATGGCAACGACGTCCTGACCATGCCCGACATTTACGGCTATGGTTCGGTGCTGCTCCTTGAAGACGATTCCCCCGGTGCTCCCTGGAGCAACTCCGATGGTACGGATGCCCGTATCAGCGGAATCGAGGAGATCCGGGGCAGTTCCTTCGACGACATCATCGATTTGTCCAGCACGACCATGGATTACACCGACGGCAACGGCAACATCATGGACGTGAAGGTTTACGGTAACGACGGGGACGATGTCATCTGGACCAATTCCGGCAATGACTACATCGACGGCGGTGCCGGTTCCGACAACCTGATCGGCGGCATCGGAGACGACACCATCCTCGGTGGGACCGGTGACGACATCATCAAGGGAAGCGGCGGGGCCGATCTGCTCAACGGCGGCGACGGCGACGACAACCTTTATGGCGGCACAGGCGAAGACGTCATGTACGGCGACGCCGGTAACGACTACCTCCACGGCGGGGCCGGCAATGATCAGATATTCGGCGGCGACGGCAACGATACGATCAACCCCGGCACCAACGACCCCGGCCTCAACGGTGCCAGCTCCGGCATCGCGTATGACGAAGTAACCTTGGGTGACGGGCATGATACTCTTCTCATTAATTCGTCGTCATTGACCCCGGATGATCCCATTCTTGACCCCTCCAGCACTGATTGGAGCATTGTTGAAGTGAGCGACTTTGTGGATGGAGAGGACCAGATCCAGCTTGACGGCTGTTTCTTCACAAATCTTTATTTCCGCAATGATACCGACGGCACGGTCGATCCTGCCCTGGTCTTTACCGCCAACGCGGACGGAAGCGGGGCGAGCACGATTGTGGTGCTGGATAATTGGACTGTCACCGATTTTTACAACAGCCAGTTGTACATCGATCTGACCACTTAG
- a CDS encoding phosphate/phosphite/phosphonate ABC transporter substrate-binding protein: MLLFACLLAAAGCSDSEESVVVDLSRREPLVAPRQVDAITYAYLPQYSHTTSFQRHRKMLEYLRKETGLRLRQIFPDTFDEHVKMVARGEIDISYSNPLIYLRLADAGASAFARIVEPNGEPNFRGQIIVRQDNPAIKSIDDCRGKRWIAVDPGSAGGYLFALGFFHDHGIMAEDFETIDFAPGPGGKQEKVALAVYAGAYDVGSIRKGTLAVVSGKIDVDDIRVLAETRPYPGWVYASRKGLDPAVVKAISAAMFKLDHKQPDDAVVLDAAGMQAILPAEDSDYDPVRELTRTLGLRK; encoded by the coding sequence ATGCTGCTGTTCGCCTGTCTTCTGGCGGCTGCGGGCTGCTCGGACAGTGAGGAATCCGTGGTGGTCGATCTGTCCCGACGCGAGCCCCTGGTGGCCCCCCGCCAGGTGGATGCCATCACCTACGCCTATCTCCCGCAATATTCCCATACCACCTCCTTTCAGCGGCATCGCAAGATGCTCGAATACCTGCGCAAGGAGACCGGCTTGCGGCTCAGGCAGATTTTCCCGGACACCTTTGACGAGCACGTCAAGATGGTGGCCCGGGGCGAGATCGATATTTCCTATTCCAACCCCCTGATCTACCTGCGTCTGGCCGACGCCGGGGCATCGGCGTTCGCCCGCATCGTCGAACCCAACGGCGAACCCAATTTCCGGGGGCAGATCATCGTCCGCCAGGACAATCCGGCCATAAAGAGCATCGACGACTGCCGGGGAAAGCGGTGGATCGCCGTGGACCCGGGGTCCGCAGGCGGCTATCTCTTCGCCTTGGGCTTTTTCCATGATCACGGCATCATGGCCGAGGATTTCGAGACCATCGACTTCGCGCCCGGCCCCGGCGGCAAGCAGGAAAAGGTCGCCCTGGCCGTGTACGCCGGAGCCTATGACGTCGGTTCCATCCGCAAGGGCACCCTGGCCGTGGTGTCCGGGAAGATCGACGTGGACGACATCAGGGTGCTGGCCGAGACCCGCCCGTATCCGGGCTGGGTGTACGCCTCCCGCAAGGGGCTCGATCCCGCCGTGGTCAAGGCTATTTCCGCCGCCATGTTCAAGCTCGATCACAAGCAGCCCGATGATGCCGTCGTTCTGGACGCTGCGGGCATGCAGGCCATTCTCCCGGCCGAGGACTCCGACTATGATCCGGTCAGGGAACTGACCCGCACACTCGGGCTGCGGAAGTAG
- a CDS encoding sulfite exporter TauE/SafE family protein: MLRSNKTLLMLALVAVACFVAEPAMADRLADAIAEAKPTGEPGYLGIPGGPQLNIIIGLVWAIWVGWIFSTVGAFGGIMAGVGHITIYGLGDYASSFGKGTKMNKVVTDSIRVSNQWLVGCSAALSSFNYFKAGRLVLPLGIALAIGSVAGSWLVPWLTAGKISLKAYLGYFGLFVLFLGCYLTYETTPKGQASKKAAKQAAEAFQKSVKEQQAGGTVDMAEMGVKVQKFTPTACEFTFFGVEFKFNPLIPVVGGFFIAAMASFLGVGGGFLLVPFLTSVAGLPMYLVAGTSALAVLIGMVNSIASYMLLKSTPVEWGLIGAELVGIVIGSIIGPKTSKFIPDKVLKYIFIVLAVYVGVRYTSKGFLGYSLVPPF, from the coding sequence GTGTTACGTTCCAACAAAACTCTTCTGATGCTGGCCCTGGTGGCGGTTGCGTGCTTCGTGGCCGAACCCGCCATGGCCGACCGTCTGGCCGACGCCATCGCCGAAGCCAAACCGACTGGTGAACCCGGCTATCTGGGCATCCCCGGCGGTCCGCAGCTCAACATCATCATCGGCCTGGTCTGGGCGATCTGGGTGGGCTGGATCTTCTCCACCGTCGGCGCGTTCGGCGGCATCATGGCCGGTGTTGGTCACATCACCATCTACGGCCTGGGCGATTACGCCAGCTCCTTCGGCAAGGGCACCAAGATGAACAAGGTCGTCACCGACTCCATCCGCGTGTCCAACCAGTGGCTGGTCGGTTGTTCCGCCGCCCTGTCCTCCTTCAACTACTTCAAGGCAGGCCGCCTCGTGCTGCCGCTGGGCATCGCCCTGGCCATCGGCTCTGTGGCCGGTTCCTGGCTCGTGCCCTGGCTGACCGCCGGCAAGATCTCCCTGAAGGCCTACCTCGGCTACTTCGGTCTCTTCGTCCTGTTCCTGGGTTGCTATCTCACCTATGAGACCACCCCTAAGGGTCAGGCTTCCAAGAAGGCCGCCAAGCAGGCTGCCGAGGCCTTCCAGAAGTCCGTCAAGGAACAGCAGGCCGGCGGCACCGTCGACATGGCCGAGATGGGCGTCAAGGTGCAGAAGTTCACCCCCACCGCCTGTGAGTTCACCTTCTTCGGCGTGGAGTTCAAGTTCAATCCGCTGATCCCCGTGGTCGGTGGTTTCTTCATCGCAGCCATGGCTTCCTTCCTGGGTGTCGGCGGCGGCTTCCTGCTGGTGCCGTTCCTGACCTCCGTGGCCGGTCTGCCCATGTACCTGGTTGCCGGTACCTCCGCCCTGGCGGTCCTCATCGGCATGGTCAACTCCATCGCATCCTACATGCTGCTCAAGTCCACCCCGGTGGAATGGGGCCTGATCGGCGCCGAACTCGTCGGCATCGTCATCGGCTCCATCATCGGACCCAAGACGTCCAAGTTCATCCCGGACAAGGTCCTGAAGTACATCTTCATCGTCCTGGCCGTGTACGTCGGCGTCCGCTATACCTCCAAGGGCTTCCTGGGCTACTCCCTGGTTCCCCCCTTCTAG
- a CDS encoding molybdopterin-containing oxidoreductase family protein → MTKEYVYSICGMCSVRCPIKVEVVDGKAEYIEGGVPLKGSLCPRGAAGTALSYDEERPQYPMVRTGKRGEGKWKQVSWDEALDYVADELKRIQDTYGKDSVLFSDRGGPFRDFYRAFLRGIGTANYNNHDSACARNVQNAALSVFGFGRKGVSYDFNNCKHIVLQQRNVMEAINVSEVNAVLNALDKGAKLSVVDIRANVPATKADNFFMIRPGTDYAFNLAVIHVLINEELYDKEFVADWLEDFDTLKDFVRQYTPEWAAEETGLDADAIRDFCRQLAEAAPSVIWHPGWMTARYNDSFYMTRTIYLINALLGAIGAKGGLPFMNKPGDVGAKGLQSFMNLYPKPEGKRADGIGWMDGRKHFDAGPGLVHLAYEAAVDEKPYPIKAYIAQRHDPLMAFPDSADVKAMWDNIELLVAATFSWSDTAWNADVVLPISPYLERDEIIMTKNGPKPALQMRKRAVQPLYDTKAVWEIYAGLAKRMGLDELDYDNIEDIWKFQLDGTGVSIEDFAKTGIVSLASEPLYKPVKEGSFKTPSGKIQVIDAKLEGDGLPSLKPYVSPERPPEGKFRITFGRCALHTQGHTVNNSLLFERMPENTLWINTARADKLGIATDDYVKVSNNGYEAKIKAFVTDFVHPECVFMIHGFGHTLPCESRARGKGAADNELMPKGIRKWDRGGGAIAMQEHFIEVSKA, encoded by the coding sequence ATGACTAAGGAATATGTATACAGCATCTGCGGCATGTGCTCGGTGCGCTGCCCCATCAAGGTCGAGGTTGTCGACGGCAAGGCCGAGTATATCGAGGGCGGCGTTCCGCTGAAGGGGTCGCTCTGTCCGCGCGGCGCGGCAGGGACGGCCCTGAGCTACGATGAGGAGCGGCCGCAGTATCCCATGGTCCGCACCGGCAAGCGCGGCGAGGGCAAATGGAAACAGGTCTCCTGGGATGAAGCCCTGGACTACGTGGCCGACGAACTCAAACGCATCCAGGACACTTACGGCAAGGACTCGGTCCTCTTCTCCGACCGGGGCGGCCCGTTCCGTGATTTCTACCGCGCCTTCCTGCGCGGCATCGGCACGGCCAACTACAACAACCACGACTCCGCCTGCGCCCGCAACGTCCAGAACGCCGCCCTGTCCGTGTTCGGATTCGGCCGCAAAGGCGTGTCCTACGATTTCAACAACTGCAAGCACATCGTGCTCCAGCAGCGCAACGTCATGGAAGCGATCAACGTTTCCGAGGTCAACGCCGTGCTCAACGCCCTGGACAAGGGCGCCAAGCTGTCCGTTGTCGACATCCGCGCCAACGTGCCCGCCACCAAGGCCGACAACTTCTTCATGATCCGCCCCGGCACCGACTACGCCTTCAACCTGGCCGTCATCCACGTGCTTATCAATGAGGAATTGTACGACAAGGAATTCGTTGCCGACTGGCTCGAGGACTTCGACACGCTCAAGGATTTCGTCCGGCAGTACACCCCCGAGTGGGCCGCCGAGGAAACCGGCTTGGACGCCGACGCCATCCGCGACTTCTGTCGCCAGCTGGCCGAGGCAGCCCCGAGCGTGATCTGGCATCCCGGCTGGATGACCGCCCGCTACAACGACTCCTTTTACATGACCAGGACCATCTACCTGATCAACGCCCTGCTCGGCGCCATCGGGGCCAAGGGCGGCCTGCCCTTCATGAACAAGCCCGGCGATGTCGGGGCCAAGGGCCTCCAGAGCTTCATGAACCTCTACCCCAAGCCCGAGGGGAAACGCGCCGACGGCATCGGCTGGATGGACGGACGCAAGCACTTTGACGCCGGCCCCGGGCTGGTGCACCTGGCCTACGAGGCAGCCGTGGACGAGAAGCCGTATCCGATCAAGGCCTACATCGCCCAGCGCCACGACCCGCTCATGGCCTTCCCCGATTCCGCCGACGTCAAGGCCATGTGGGACAACATCGAGCTGCTGGTGGCCGCGACCTTCTCCTGGTCCGACACCGCCTGGAACGCGGACGTGGTCCTGCCCATCTCGCCCTACCTTGAGCGCGATGAAATCATCATGACCAAGAACGGGCCCAAGCCCGCCCTCCAGATGCGCAAACGCGCCGTCCAGCCCCTCTACGACACCAAGGCCGTCTGGGAAATATACGCCGGACTGGCCAAGCGCATGGGCCTGGACGAGCTGGACTACGACAATATCGAAGACATCTGGAAATTCCAGCTCGACGGCACGGGCGTGTCCATCGAGGACTTCGCAAAGACCGGCATCGTGTCCCTGGCCTCCGAACCGCTGTACAAGCCGGTCAAGGAAGGCTCCTTCAAGACCCCGTCCGGCAAGATCCAGGTCATCGACGCCAAGCTCGAAGGCGACGGCCTGCCCTCGCTCAAGCCCTACGTGTCCCCGGAACGGCCGCCCGAGGGCAAGTTCCGCATCACCTTCGGCCGCTGCGCCCTGCACACCCAGGGCCACACCGTGAACAACTCCCTGCTCTTCGAACGCATGCCCGAGAACACGCTGTGGATCAACACGGCCCGCGCCGACAAGCTGGGCATCGCCACCGACGACTACGTCAAGGTGTCCAACAACGGCTACGAGGCCAAGATCAAGGCGTTCGTCACCGACTTCGTCCACCCCGAATGCGTATTCATGATCCACGGTTTCGGCCACACCCTGCCCTGCGAATCCCGCGCACGCGGCAAGGGCGCGGCGGACAACGAGCTCATGCCCAAGGGCATAAGGAAGTGGGACAGGGGCGGTGGAGCCATCGCCATGCAGGAACACTTCATCGAAGTCAGCAAGGCATAA
- a CDS encoding VPLPA-CTERM sorting domain-containing protein — MKYRASIIVLIMTLLFASSAFASSLVIHTGFEQPAWDTDLYGEGWSRGMDFVGYWAPGDGGAGINNDGSVIGYSGSTLGIRFVAPNEQRRPAEQFTFTYQAQENPIYLTIDMSGDLNSVGFDANNSAQYFRAEGQSGDNTDGFQFVDYSGDSLIFVLTGTTTTYPAFPNEPDLDPSFSFYMNNGFETLLNIDALYFSSYNPIDQLSGLESLASDGGDVVVELTAFDYTPTPIPGAAWLLGSGLIGLVGLRRRFKA; from the coding sequence ATGAAGTATCGAGCTAGCATTATTGTTCTGATTATGACCCTGCTGTTCGCCAGCAGCGCTTTCGCCAGTTCGCTGGTGATCCACACCGGTTTCGAACAGCCCGCGTGGGACACTGATCTGTATGGCGAAGGCTGGAGCAGGGGTATGGATTTTGTTGGATACTGGGCCCCCGGCGACGGCGGAGCCGGCATCAACAATGACGGGTCCGTGATCGGATATTCGGGGAGCACCTTGGGCATCAGATTCGTTGCTCCCAACGAGCAGCGCCGGCCTGCCGAGCAGTTTACCTTTACGTATCAAGCTCAGGAAAATCCCATCTATCTGACCATCGACATGAGCGGTGACCTGAATTCCGTCGGCTTCGATGCGAACAACTCCGCGCAGTATTTCAGGGCCGAGGGCCAGAGCGGTGACAACACCGACGGCTTCCAGTTCGTCGATTACTCCGGCGATTCCCTCATCTTCGTGCTGACGGGCACCACCACGACATATCCTGCGTTTCCCAATGAGCCTGACCTTGACCCCTCGTTTTCCTTCTACATGAACAACGGTTTTGAGACCCTTTTGAACATCGACGCTCTGTACTTTTCCTCGTACAACCCGATTGACCAGTTGTCCGGGCTCGAATCGTTGGCCTCGGATGGTGGCGACGTGGTGGTCGAGCTGACCGCATTCGACTATACCCCGACCCCGATCCCCGGTGCCGCATGGCTCCTGGGCTCCGGCCTGATCGGCCTGGTCGGCCTTCGCCGCCGCTTCAAGGCGTAG
- a CDS encoding PH domain-containing protein: MAATFKIPMSKMVLTLFLIAVAAVAGVVTWSFRSGLTWTGICLIAVAGPLAVFYWYMLYITPKRAAITVAEEGILLAAPPFASAVIPWASVVKTFPVNLVLDDDFAITKAVKHMSFAGYKSGVVKIKDNREAVIVTNRRDVLCIQTEDRYYLLGPSDLSGFIKEVEKAGP, translated from the coding sequence ATGGCAGCCACTTTCAAGATTCCCATGAGCAAAATGGTGCTCACGCTCTTCCTCATCGCCGTCGCAGCCGTGGCCGGGGTGGTGACCTGGAGCTTCCGTTCAGGCCTTACCTGGACGGGTATCTGCCTCATCGCCGTGGCCGGTCCCCTTGCCGTGTTCTACTGGTACATGCTCTACATCACGCCCAAACGGGCTGCCATCACCGTGGCCGAAGAGGGTATCCTCCTGGCCGCCCCACCGTTCGCCTCGGCGGTCATCCCCTGGGCCAGCGTGGTCAAGACCTTCCCCGTCAACCTGGTCCTGGACGACGACTTCGCGATCACCAAGGCGGTCAAGCACATGAGCTTCGCGGGCTACAAGTCCGGGGTGGTCAAGATCAAGGACAACCGGGAGGCCGTCATCGTGACCAACCGCCGGGACGTGCTCTGCATCCAGACGGAAGACCGCTACTACCTGCTCGGACCTTCCGACCTCTCCGGCTTCATCAAGGAAGTGGAGAAAGCCGGGCCCTAA